The DNA segment GACAATCACAACGCGACCAAATCCTCGTAGCACATCGTTATGGACAACTTTTCCACTGGAAACAGCTTGGATTTTGCTATCTTTCTGCAGGGCAAGTCCGATGCCCCGAACCGGTGGTTTTGCTTTGGGTTTAAATCGCTTGGCAATTACGCCATGCGCAGGCCAGGGCAATACTCCTTTGAGCAGTGAAAAGTTTGCACCTGTTTTACTCTTTTCTTCAAGTTTGTAGTTCAGTGTTCCAATAATTGAGAGAATATCCCGCAGGGATGCCTCAGCAGAGGCCCGTTGCTCACTGATTTTTTTTAATTGCTTGCTGTGACGGAGCTTTTGTTGCAACAGTTTGTCTTTTTTTCCGTTTACATTTGCAAGTTGCTCTTTAGCTTTGGTTGAAAGAGCTGTTTGCTTAGTGGCAAGGAGCTTTAACTTTGCTTCTTGTTCCAGCAGGGCTCGCTGTTTTTCTTCTACTGTGGCGTACAATTTTGACGCCCAAGTGTAGCGTCTATCCAGTTCATCCCAGTTTTCCGCTGCGTTACTGGCAAGTACTCGGCTATTAATGTACAACGGCCATAGCTTTTTAACCAATGATATCAATTCCTTTTGTGTCAATTTGTTTTTGGAATTCAGCTCGTTGTATTCAGTTGCAAGTTTTTTGTTCTTGGCTTCAAGCTCAGTATATTTCTTTTCCTGAACCTCAATGGTGCGGGAAAGATTTGTAATGATTGCTTCTTCTTCGGTGAGTGTACGTTGCAGGCGTGTGGCTTTGCGTTTGAGGGTGGTAAGTGTTTTCTTTTTCTTTTCGGCTTGTTGCTTTTCTTGTTTGAGTTTTTTCGCAATGGTCGCTGCGTTTTCAGCATAAGCGCGAGAATATGTTGTGGCGAGTGACAACACAGAGAAGACGAGAAGTATGTATAGGAAGCTTTTTTTCATTTGAAGCCCTTAGCGAGGGAGACTGCTTTCATCTAGCGGGACGTCAATTAATCTGTCAGGACGTTATGCATAGAGATACTATAAAGTCTTTTGTTCATTTAGCAATAAAATAAGCCGCAGGGAGTTATTTAGCCAGCAATTAAAGCAAGATGAGGTTTGAGCTCTGTTAGTTGCTTTAAGGGAATGACGTTTGGTCTGAATATGAAGCAGCGAATAGAAATATAGTCCAGTGCAATAGCCTGTTAGTATTAAGAAAATTTTTATAGAAGTACAGTTTGTTGTAATGTTAAAAAATACTGTATTGGCTATGTGACATAGTGTTTTAGCCACGTTGCTTTGTTTTTGTATCTTGTTTTGTGTTGGAATGCAAAAAAAGTTGAGGTTACATTAGCAATGGTTAGCAAGGTGGTGACACGTTTTTACTCAAGAAAGCTACGTAACGGGCAGGTTTCACATAGGGCTTTACTCTTTGTGCACCATTTCTTAGCAGTACGGACAATATGGGCATGAAATTCATTAAAAAGATGAACATCATGTGGCAACACATCCATGAAGAAGTCCCGCAAGTCTTCATACATTATATCTTCTTCAATTAAA comes from the Halodesulfovibrio marinisediminis DSM 17456 genome and includes:
- a CDS encoding murein hydrolase activator EnvC family protein gives rise to the protein MKKSFLYILLVFSVLSLATTYSRAYAENAATIAKKLKQEKQQAEKKKKTLTTLKRKATRLQRTLTEEEAIITNLSRTIEVQEKKYTELEAKNKKLATEYNELNSKNKLTQKELISLVKKLWPLYINSRVLASNAAENWDELDRRYTWASKLYATVEEKQRALLEQEAKLKLLATKQTALSTKAKEQLANVNGKKDKLLQQKLRHSKQLKKISEQRASAEASLRDILSIIGTLNYKLEEKSKTGANFSLLKGVLPWPAHGVIAKRFKPKAKPPVRGIGLALQKDSKIQAVSSGKVVHNDVLRGFGRVVIVMHGEEYYSLYAFLADSTLNVGDTVKQKQVIGNAGFYPAVDGPGMYFELRFHQKAINPETWLSALN